One genomic segment of Kribbella jejuensis includes these proteins:
- a CDS encoding GNAT family N-acetyltransferase: MAIALSSAGTGELGEVVGVLREWTREGVPLQLHPGDLGWFWRFGVERTAAATRIWRRDGEIVAVGLLDEPDWLRMSIAPELQRDEELARQIVADVSGVLVDGKVYVETPMGALVQDLLFKDGWNADAPWVPVRRDLSDPVPDPGARVDVIGPEEAHERTAVQRASFDGSTFTNERWFAMSDGLPYADAQCLVLRNKLGESVAAATVWSAGAGRPGYIEPMGVHNLHRGRGYGTAMVLACARALRELGSSSIYTVTPGTNVGAIATYQAAGMQPLDEIRAQYREG; this comes from the coding sequence ATGGCGATTGCGTTGAGTAGTGCGGGGACCGGTGAGTTGGGTGAGGTGGTCGGGGTGCTGCGGGAGTGGACCCGGGAGGGGGTGCCGTTGCAGTTGCATCCGGGGGATCTCGGGTGGTTCTGGCGGTTCGGGGTCGAGCGGACTGCGGCGGCGACCCGGATCTGGCGGCGGGACGGGGAGATCGTGGCGGTCGGGCTGCTCGACGAGCCGGACTGGTTGCGGATGTCGATCGCGCCGGAACTCCAGCGGGACGAGGAGCTGGCGCGGCAGATCGTCGCGGACGTCTCCGGAGTCCTCGTCGACGGCAAGGTGTACGTCGAGACGCCGATGGGTGCGCTCGTCCAGGATCTGCTGTTCAAGGACGGCTGGAACGCGGACGCCCCGTGGGTGCCGGTGCGCCGCGATCTCTCCGATCCGGTACCGGACCCGGGTGCGCGGGTCGACGTGATCGGCCCGGAGGAGGCGCACGAGCGGACCGCCGTACAGCGGGCGTCGTTCGACGGGTCGACGTTCACCAACGAGCGGTGGTTCGCGATGTCGGACGGGCTGCCGTACGCCGACGCGCAGTGTCTCGTGCTGCGGAACAAGCTCGGCGAGTCGGTCGCCGCGGCAACCGTGTGGTCGGCGGGCGCGGGACGCCCCGGCTACATCGAGCCGATGGGCGTCCACAACCTGCACCGCGGGCGTGGGTACGGCACCGCGATGGTTCTGGCCTGTGCACGGGCGCTGCGGGAGCTGGGTTCGTCCAGCATCTACACGGTCACGCCGGGCACCAACGTCGGCGCGATCGCGACGTACCAGGCGGCCGGAATGCAGCCGCTGGACGAGATCCGCGCGCAGTACCGGGAGGGTTAG
- the hisI gene encoding phosphoribosyl-AMP cyclohydrolase, translated as MVRTVAGIGDNGRVNIDELTFDAAGLIPAVVQQYDTREVLMVGWMNAEAVRRTAATGRSTFWSRSRQEYWVKGETSGHRQHVKQVLVDCDADTLLVLVDQEGPACHTGTRSCFEHGEIKA; from the coding sequence ATGGTCAGGACCGTAGCCGGGATCGGGGACAATGGGCGGGTGAACATCGACGAGTTGACCTTCGACGCGGCCGGCTTGATCCCGGCGGTGGTGCAGCAGTACGACACGCGCGAGGTTCTGATGGTGGGCTGGATGAACGCCGAGGCAGTACGCCGGACCGCGGCGACCGGGCGGAGTACGTTCTGGTCGCGGAGCCGGCAGGAGTACTGGGTGAAGGGCGAGACCAGCGGCCATCGGCAGCACGTCAAGCAGGTGCTCGTCGACTGTGACGCGGACACGTTGCTGGTGCTCGTCGACCAGGAGGGGCCGGCCTGCCACACCGGCACACGGAGCTGCTTCGAGCACGGGGAGATCAAGGCGTGA
- a CDS encoding dipeptidase, giving the protein MTTSEARAQAVLAEHPVIDGHNDLPIAFYELCGYDLDAYDLAGSVPALNTDLPRLRAGRVGGQFWSLWVPQDEHAVRRTFEQLDFVRRLVERFPEDLQLTDTADDVETAIKAGRVASLMGMEGGHSIGESLGVLRVMRALGVRYMTLTHNHNVSWADSATDEPVLGGLNEFGEEVVREMNRIGMLVDLSHVSADTMRHALRVTSAPVIFSHSSARAVCDVPRNAPDDVLETLATNDGVCMVTFVPYFVSQQYVDWVAGARAAAEEHNLTTEDQPGNPIPSPLQPENQAKLAEIYGKPKPETTLADVVEHVEHVREVAGIDHIGLGGDYDGCPEFPVELPDVASYPVLFEALADRGWSDQDLGKLAGGNILRVLRAADDVAA; this is encoded by the coding sequence ATGACGACCAGTGAGGCGCGGGCTCAGGCGGTGCTTGCCGAGCATCCGGTGATCGACGGGCACAACGACTTGCCGATCGCGTTCTACGAACTGTGTGGGTACGACCTGGACGCCTACGACCTGGCGGGGTCGGTGCCGGCGTTGAACACCGATCTGCCGCGGCTGCGGGCGGGGCGGGTGGGGGGTCAGTTCTGGTCGTTGTGGGTGCCGCAGGACGAGCACGCGGTACGGCGTACCTTCGAGCAGCTCGACTTCGTCCGGCGGCTCGTGGAGCGGTTCCCGGAAGACTTGCAGCTCACGGACACCGCCGACGACGTGGAGACCGCGATCAAGGCGGGCAGGGTCGCCTCGTTAATGGGAATGGAGGGCGGCCACTCGATCGGTGAGTCGCTAGGCGTGCTGCGGGTGATGCGCGCGCTCGGCGTGCGCTACATGACGCTGACGCACAACCACAACGTGTCCTGGGCTGACTCGGCCACCGACGAGCCGGTGCTCGGCGGGCTGAACGAGTTCGGCGAGGAGGTGGTCCGGGAGATGAACCGGATCGGCATGCTCGTCGACCTGTCACACGTCTCCGCCGACACCATGCGGCACGCGCTCCGGGTGACGAGCGCGCCGGTGATCTTCAGCCACTCGTCGGCGCGGGCGGTCTGCGACGTACCGCGGAACGCCCCCGACGACGTCCTCGAGACACTCGCCACCAACGACGGCGTCTGCATGGTCACCTTCGTCCCGTACTTCGTCTCGCAGCAGTACGTCGACTGGGTCGCGGGCGCCCGCGCCGCCGCCGAGGAGCACAACCTGACCACCGAGGATCAGCCGGGCAACCCGATCCCGTCACCGCTGCAGCCGGAGAACCAGGCGAAGCTCGCCGAGATCTACGGCAAGCCGAAGCCCGAGACCACGCTGGCGGATGTGGTCGAGCATGTCGAGCACGTGCGTGAGGTGGCCGGTATCGATCACATCGGTCTCGGTGGGGACTACGACGGCTGCCCGGAGTTCCCGGTGGAGCTGCCCGACGTGGCGTCGTACCCGGTGCTGTTCGAGGCGCTGGCCGACCGCGGCTGGAGCGACCAGGACCTCGGCAAACTTGCCGGAGGCAACATCCTGCGCGTGCTCCGGGCCGCGGACGACGTGGCTGCCTAA
- a CDS encoding DedA family protein, which yields MSGDTTFDVWYLFALAGAVLIGAVLPVLPTGAAVSAGAVLASHSNPIGLVGVLIAGAAGAYVGDLIVYAGCRFGGERLAKRVGWLRDNGSLDALRERLAEHEIGVLLTSRLIPGGRVPVLLAAGLAGYRWERFALVDLTASSLWAAVYMAIGLLGYALFDEPWQGVLAAIVLVILTTVVSSLIQRARRKARRSTS from the coding sequence ATGAGTGGGGACACCACGTTCGACGTCTGGTACTTGTTCGCGTTGGCCGGTGCGGTCCTGATCGGGGCGGTGCTGCCTGTGTTGCCGACGGGTGCCGCCGTATCGGCGGGTGCCGTGCTCGCGTCGCACAGCAATCCGATCGGGCTGGTCGGCGTACTGATCGCAGGCGCGGCGGGAGCGTACGTCGGGGACCTGATCGTGTACGCGGGCTGCCGGTTCGGTGGTGAGCGCCTGGCCAAACGGGTCGGGTGGTTACGCGACAACGGCTCGCTCGACGCATTGCGCGAACGACTGGCCGAACACGAGATCGGCGTACTGCTCACATCGCGGTTGATCCCGGGCGGCCGGGTCCCGGTGCTGCTGGCGGCCGGTCTCGCCGGCTACCGGTGGGAGCGGTTCGCGCTCGTCGACCTGACCGCGTCGTCGCTGTGGGCGGCCGTCTACATGGCGATCGGTCTGCTCGGCTATGCGCTGTTCGACGAGCCGTGGCAGGGCGTGCTGGCTGCGATCGTGCTCGTCATCCTGACCACCGTGGTGAGCAGCCTGATCCAGCGCGCCCGCCGCAAGGCACGCCGCTCGACGTCATAG
- a CDS encoding ABC transporter ATP-binding protein yields the protein MPVPKVPDKGSVTRRGFGVLRVAIWEEPGIFALSVLASMLYGGMTVAGGWALGWSTDHVIRPAFERGHTTGGAIATLISLFLGIAILNAIGVVGRRLGAGVMQFRLQATYRRRVTRQYLKLPLEWHHQHSTGMLLSNANADVESTWFVIAPLPMAIGVIAMLVFATVAMFAADVWLALVGCLVFPLVFVANVIFQRYLQPLATRAQQLRADVSEVAHESFDGALVVKTLGREAAETERFRAPTYALRDANIAVNKARGMFDPVIDGLPRLGVLAVLLVGVGRVRSGGADAGDVVQVAFLFTLIGFPIRALGWVLGELPRSVVGWDRVQRVLTAEGGMEYGEQRLTSAKAARLQVAGVRFGYLPERDVLAGVDFTVEPGRTVAVVGPTGAGKSTMTTLLTRLVDPEQGAVKIDGIDLRDLARDELAGSVALVAQTAFLFDDTIRGNITLGGDYTDDDVWDALRIAQGDGFVKALADGLDTKVGERGTTLSGGQRQRIALARALVRRPRLLILDDATSAVDPQVEARILAGLRSAVQEDSGAATTVLVIAYRKATISLADEVLFLDEGRIQAHGTHTELQASIPAYRDLVDAYEKDAERRAEELELDEEVSA from the coding sequence TTGCCTGTCCCGAAGGTTCCAGACAAGGGCAGCGTCACCCGGCGGGGGTTCGGGGTGCTGCGGGTCGCGATCTGGGAGGAGCCGGGCATCTTCGCGCTGTCCGTGCTCGCCAGCATGCTGTACGGCGGCATGACCGTGGCCGGCGGCTGGGCGCTGGGCTGGTCGACCGACCACGTGATCCGGCCCGCGTTCGAGCGCGGGCACACGACCGGCGGCGCGATCGCGACCCTGATCTCGCTGTTCCTCGGGATCGCGATCCTGAACGCGATCGGCGTGGTCGGGCGCCGGCTCGGGGCCGGGGTGATGCAGTTCCGGCTGCAGGCGACGTACCGCCGCCGGGTCACCCGGCAGTACCTGAAGCTGCCGCTCGAGTGGCACCACCAGCACTCGACCGGCATGCTGCTGTCGAACGCGAACGCCGACGTGGAGTCGACCTGGTTCGTGATCGCGCCGCTGCCGATGGCGATCGGCGTGATCGCGATGCTGGTGTTCGCGACCGTCGCGATGTTCGCCGCGGACGTCTGGCTGGCGCTCGTCGGTTGCCTGGTGTTCCCGCTGGTCTTCGTCGCGAACGTGATCTTCCAGCGGTACCTGCAGCCGCTCGCGACCCGGGCGCAGCAGCTCCGCGCGGACGTGTCCGAGGTCGCGCACGAGTCGTTCGACGGCGCCCTCGTCGTGAAGACGCTGGGCCGGGAGGCGGCCGAGACCGAGCGCTTCCGCGCGCCGACGTACGCGCTCCGGGACGCGAACATCGCGGTGAACAAAGCCCGCGGCATGTTCGACCCGGTGATCGACGGCCTGCCCCGGCTCGGTGTCCTCGCGGTGCTGCTGGTCGGTGTCGGACGGGTTCGCTCGGGCGGGGCGGACGCGGGTGACGTGGTCCAAGTGGCGTTCCTGTTCACGTTGATCGGGTTCCCGATCCGCGCGCTCGGCTGGGTGCTCGGTGAGCTGCCGCGCTCGGTCGTCGGCTGGGACCGGGTGCAGCGCGTGCTGACGGCCGAGGGCGGCATGGAGTACGGCGAGCAGCGGCTGACGTCGGCGAAGGCGGCCCGGCTGCAGGTGGCCGGCGTCCGGTTCGGGTACCTCCCGGAGCGCGACGTACTGGCCGGCGTCGACTTCACCGTCGAGCCCGGGCGGACCGTCGCGGTGGTCGGGCCGACCGGCGCCGGGAAGTCCACGATGACCACGCTGCTGACCCGGCTCGTCGACCCGGAGCAGGGCGCGGTGAAGATCGACGGGATCGACCTGCGCGACCTGGCCCGCGACGAGCTGGCCGGATCGGTCGCGCTGGTCGCGCAGACCGCGTTCCTGTTCGACGACACGATCCGCGGCAACATCACGCTCGGTGGCGACTACACCGACGACGACGTCTGGGACGCGCTGCGGATCGCGCAGGGCGACGGCTTCGTGAAGGCGCTGGCGGACGGGCTGGACACCAAGGTCGGCGAACGCGGTACGACGCTGTCCGGCGGCCAGCGGCAGCGGATCGCGCTGGCCCGCGCCCTGGTCCGGCGGCCGCGGTTGCTGATCCTCGACGACGCGACCAGTGCGGTCGACCCGCAGGTCGAGGCCCGGATCCTCGCCGGGCTGCGGTCCGCCGTACAGGAGGATTCCGGCGCCGCGACGACGGTGCTCGTGATCGCGTACCGGAAGGCGACGATCTCGCTCGCCGACGAGGTGCTGTTCCTGGACGAGGGCCGGATCCAGGCGCACGGCACGCACACCGAACTGCAGGCGTCGATCCCCGCGTACCGCGACCTGGTGGACGCCTACGAGAAGGACGCGGAGCGCCGTGCCGAGGAACTCGAGCTCGACGAGGAGGTGTCGGCGTGA
- a CDS encoding TIGR03085 family metal-binding protein: MTDYSRVERLALCELFDQVGPAAPTLCDGWDAYDLAVHLYVREADPMAGPGLVISALADTTQRRMKRAKDRYGFAEVVDKVRNGPPRASLFAVPKLGAQINTAEYFIHHEDVRRAQPSYEVRTLPADQQEGLWKGIKLAGKSMARKSPTGLVLARPDGASVVAKQPTALGSVTVTGEPAELTLFTSGRQAAADVQLDGEAEAVERLRNASFGL; encoded by the coding sequence GTGACCGACTACAGCCGGGTAGAACGACTCGCTCTGTGTGAACTGTTCGACCAGGTCGGCCCCGCGGCGCCGACGCTCTGCGATGGTTGGGACGCCTATGATTTGGCGGTCCACCTGTATGTCCGGGAGGCCGATCCGATGGCCGGACCCGGGTTGGTGATCTCGGCGCTCGCCGACACCACCCAGCGGCGGATGAAGCGGGCCAAGGACCGGTACGGGTTCGCCGAGGTGGTCGACAAGGTCCGGAACGGTCCGCCGCGGGCGTCACTGTTCGCGGTCCCGAAACTCGGCGCGCAGATCAACACCGCGGAGTACTTCATCCACCACGAGGACGTCCGCCGCGCCCAGCCGTCGTACGAGGTCCGCACGCTGCCGGCCGATCAGCAGGAGGGCCTGTGGAAGGGGATCAAGCTGGCGGGGAAGTCGATGGCCCGCAAGTCACCGACGGGCCTGGTGCTAGCCCGGCCCGACGGTGCGAGCGTCGTCGCGAAGCAACCGACCGCGCTTGGGTCGGTCACGGTCACCGGGGAGCCCGCGGAGCTGACACTGTTCACCAGCGGGCGGCAGGCGGCGGCCGACGTACAGCTGGATGGTGAGGCGGAGGCTGTGGAGCGGCTCCGCAACGCGTCATTCGGCCTATGA
- a CDS encoding Fe-S cluster assembly protein HesB has product MLTLTENATLVIKSITGVEGAPDGAGVRISQENPADPALAVTTTESPQPGDQVVEEAGARVFLEQNAANALDDKILDAAVDDKGGVEFLLVPQSGTSNGTAPTP; this is encoded by the coding sequence GTGCTGACCCTGACTGAGAACGCGACGCTGGTGATCAAGAGCATCACCGGGGTCGAGGGCGCGCCGGACGGAGCCGGGGTGCGGATCTCGCAGGAGAACCCAGCGGATCCGGCACTCGCGGTGACCACGACCGAGTCTCCGCAGCCGGGTGACCAGGTCGTCGAGGAGGCGGGTGCCCGGGTCTTCCTCGAGCAGAACGCCGCGAACGCCCTCGACGACAAGATCCTGGACGCGGCGGTCGACGACAAGGGCGGTGTCGAGTTCCTGCTGGTACCGCAGTCGGGTACGAGCAACGGTACGGCGCCGACCCCCTGA
- a CDS encoding MBL fold metallo-hydrolase, producing the protein MTWWGHATTTIEANGTRLLTDPVLTSRIAHLRRRRGPMPAPEAGECDAVLISHLHADHLHLTSLPFISPDAALVVPRGAAKLIHADSGPLYSDRCIEVAPGNQIKIGSVEITAVTAHHDGRRLPWSSYSAQALGYRIDSSPSVWFAGDTDLYDGLAAEAGQVDLALVPVGGWGPSLGPGHLDPVRAAEAVRRVGAATAVPVHFGTFWPIGCDWIKPELFLPPGERFKTAMTETDPAVKVEVLVPGQSLEVPA; encoded by the coding sequence GTGACATGGTGGGGGCATGCCACTACCACGATCGAGGCGAACGGCACGCGGCTCCTGACCGACCCGGTGCTGACGTCGCGGATCGCACACCTGCGGCGCCGCCGCGGCCCGATGCCGGCGCCGGAGGCGGGGGAGTGCGACGCGGTGCTGATATCGCATCTGCATGCCGACCACCTGCACCTGACGTCGCTGCCGTTCATCTCGCCGGACGCCGCGCTGGTGGTGCCGCGCGGTGCGGCGAAGCTGATCCACGCCGACAGCGGTCCGCTGTACTCGGACCGCTGCATCGAGGTTGCCCCAGGCAACCAGATCAAGATCGGGTCGGTCGAGATCACCGCCGTCACCGCGCATCACGACGGGCGCCGGCTGCCGTGGTCGTCGTACTCGGCGCAGGCGCTGGGCTACCGGATCGACAGCTCACCGAGTGTCTGGTTCGCCGGCGACACCGACCTGTACGACGGTCTCGCGGCCGAGGCCGGGCAGGTCGACCTCGCGCTGGTGCCGGTCGGTGGCTGGGGACCGTCGCTCGGTCCCGGGCACCTCGATCCGGTCCGGGCCGCGGAGGCGGTGCGGCGGGTGGGCGCGGCGACCGCGGTACCGGTACATTTCGGGACGTTCTGGCCGATCGGCTGCGACTGGATCAAGCCGGAGCTGTTCCTGCCACCGGGGGAGAGGTTCAAGACCGCGATGACCGAGACCGACCCCGCGGTGAAGGTCGAGGTCCTGGTCCCCGGTCAGTCGCTCGAGGTGCCTGCGTGA
- a CDS encoding anthranilate synthase component I has product MNSPELETFREYAKDRRVIPVTRRLLADAETPIGVYGKLAAEREGTFLLESAENGGVWSRYSFIGVRSAATLTEQGGQAVWTGNPPVGLPQTGDPLQALRETLEILHTPRLPDLPPLTGGMVGFLGYDAVRRLERLPDTTTDDLGLPELTFLFATDLAALDHETGEIWLIANAVNWDDSDDRVDEAYADAVRRLDAMERDLARPTPSYVVRADRQAQPDPHRQRSSAEYRQAVEHAKEEIRAGEAFQIVVSQRFELQSTASALDIYRVLRRSNPSPYMYLVRLDGFDIVGSSPEALVKVTENKVILHPIAGTRRRGATPEEDHALEEELRADVKERAEHLMLVDLGRNDVGKVCAPGTVEVVDFMDVRRYSHVMHLESTVTGQLKAGMTAFDALTAAFPAGTLSGAPKPRAMEIIDKLEVTRRGVYGGVVGYLDFAGDADTAIAIRTAVLRGGTAYVQAGAGIVADSDPAAEDAECRTKAAAVLNAIAVAGTFSDI; this is encoded by the coding sequence GTGAACAGCCCGGAGCTGGAGACGTTCCGCGAGTACGCGAAGGACCGCCGGGTCATCCCGGTCACCCGCCGGCTGCTGGCCGACGCGGAGACCCCGATCGGCGTGTACGGCAAGCTCGCGGCCGAGCGCGAGGGCACCTTCCTGCTGGAGTCCGCGGAGAACGGCGGCGTCTGGTCGCGGTACTCGTTCATCGGCGTCCGCTCCGCCGCGACGCTGACCGAACAGGGTGGCCAGGCCGTCTGGACCGGCAACCCGCCGGTCGGCCTGCCGCAGACCGGTGACCCGCTGCAGGCGCTCCGCGAGACGCTGGAGATCCTGCACACCCCGCGGCTGCCCGACCTGCCGCCGCTGACCGGCGGCATGGTCGGCTTCCTCGGGTACGACGCCGTCCGGCGCCTGGAACGGTTGCCCGACACAACGACCGACGACCTCGGCCTGCCCGAGCTCACGTTCCTGTTCGCCACCGACCTGGCCGCCCTCGACCACGAGACCGGCGAGATCTGGCTGATCGCGAACGCGGTCAACTGGGACGACTCCGACGACCGCGTCGACGAGGCCTACGCGGACGCCGTCCGCCGCCTGGACGCGATGGAGCGCGACCTCGCCCGGCCAACCCCGTCGTACGTCGTCCGCGCCGACCGGCAGGCCCAGCCCGACCCGCACCGGCAGCGCTCGAGCGCCGAGTACCGGCAGGCCGTCGAGCACGCGAAGGAGGAGATCCGGGCCGGCGAGGCGTTCCAGATCGTCGTCTCGCAGCGGTTCGAGCTGCAGAGCACCGCGAGCGCCCTCGATATCTACCGCGTGCTCAGAAGGTCGAACCCGAGCCCCTACATGTACCTGGTCCGCCTGGACGGGTTCGACATCGTCGGCTCCAGTCCGGAGGCGCTGGTCAAGGTGACGGAGAACAAGGTGATCCTGCACCCGATCGCCGGCACCCGCCGCCGCGGTGCGACGCCGGAGGAGGACCACGCGCTGGAGGAGGAGCTGCGCGCGGACGTGAAGGAGCGTGCGGAGCACCTGATGCTGGTCGACCTCGGCCGCAACGACGTCGGCAAGGTCTGCGCCCCCGGCACGGTCGAGGTCGTCGACTTCATGGACGTCCGCCGCTACAGCCACGTGATGCACCTGGAGTCCACGGTCACCGGTCAGCTCAAGGCCGGGATGACGGCGTTCGACGCGCTCACCGCGGCGTTCCCGGCCGGAACGTTGTCCGGGGCACCCAAGCCGCGGGCGATGGAGATCATCGACAAGCTCGAGGTCACCCGGCGCGGCGTGTACGGCGGTGTGGTCGGCTACCTGGACTTCGCCGGCGACGCCGACACCGCGATCGCGATCCGTACCGCGGTGCTCCGCGGCGGGACGGCGTACGTCCAGGCCGGCGCCGGGATCGTCGCCGACTCGGACCCGGCCGCGGAGGACGCGGAGTGCCGGACGAAGGCGGCCGCCGTCCTGAACGCGATCGCGGTCGCGGGGACGTTCAGTGACATATGA
- a CDS encoding ABC transporter ATP-binding protein — protein MSAAEASRLDHGDNAGGLQTLKEGLKVSPELARGWWLTGILALTMTAGRIVVPIAVQQTIDKGLSGPKGPDMSYVAWMCLVCALGVILTAGASYLTTVRLAINSEHGLATMRIKAFRHVHDLPVLTQSTERRGALVSRVTSDVDTVSQFLQFGGFIFLVSLGQMFLATIVMFFYSWQLALVVLLCFIPLFASLKYLQRAMSAAYGTVRAKVGEMLSAISEPVVGAQVVRSYAIEQRTQDRIDASIEDYRKTATKAQAITGLTFSIGGLAAGLANAGVLTVGVLLGVDKQATLGELLAFMFLVSLFSDPVQIATQVLTDAQSAFAGWRRVLGVIATPADVADPGEAGVKQARGPITVEFEDVDFAYPEGELVLRDVDVRIAPHRRVAVVGETGSGKTTFAKLLTRLMDPTSGAVKLDGVDAREISFESLRERVVMVPQDGYLFDASLADNVRFGRPEVTDEQLLAAFEALGLTDWLESLPDGLDSPVGQRGESLSAGERQLVALVRANIADPDLLVLDEATSAVDPGTEVRVNAALERLMAGRTSVTIAHRLSTAEAADEVLVFDEGEIVERGSHAELVGAGGVYTRLHDSWIAQRSAL, from the coding sequence GTGAGTGCGGCGGAAGCTAGCCGGCTTGATCACGGCGACAACGCGGGCGGACTGCAGACCCTGAAGGAGGGCCTGAAGGTTTCGCCCGAGCTGGCGCGTGGGTGGTGGCTGACCGGGATCCTCGCGCTGACGATGACCGCCGGGCGGATCGTCGTACCGATCGCGGTCCAGCAGACCATCGACAAGGGGCTGTCCGGACCGAAGGGTCCTGACATGTCGTACGTCGCCTGGATGTGCCTGGTCTGTGCGCTGGGCGTGATCCTGACCGCGGGTGCGTCGTACCTGACGACCGTGCGGCTGGCGATCAACTCGGAGCACGGTCTGGCCACGATGCGGATCAAGGCGTTCCGGCACGTGCACGACCTGCCGGTGCTGACCCAGAGCACCGAGCGCCGCGGCGCGCTGGTCAGTCGGGTCACGTCGGACGTCGACACGGTGTCGCAGTTCCTGCAGTTCGGCGGGTTCATCTTCCTGGTCAGCCTCGGCCAGATGTTCCTCGCGACGATCGTGATGTTCTTCTATTCGTGGCAGTTGGCGCTGGTCGTGCTCCTCTGCTTCATCCCGCTGTTCGCCAGCCTGAAGTACCTGCAGCGCGCGATGTCCGCCGCGTACGGGACCGTCCGCGCCAAGGTCGGCGAGATGCTGTCCGCGATCTCGGAGCCGGTCGTCGGCGCGCAGGTGGTCCGCTCGTACGCGATCGAGCAGCGCACCCAGGACCGGATCGACGCCTCGATCGAGGACTACCGCAAGACCGCGACCAAGGCGCAGGCGATCACGGGTCTGACGTTCTCGATCGGTGGTCTCGCGGCCGGTCTCGCGAACGCCGGCGTACTGACGGTCGGCGTCCTGCTCGGGGTCGACAAGCAGGCGACGCTCGGTGAGCTGCTCGCGTTCATGTTCCTGGTGTCACTGTTCTCGGACCCGGTACAGATCGCGACGCAGGTGCTCACCGACGCCCAGAGCGCGTTCGCGGGGTGGCGGCGGGTGCTCGGCGTGATCGCGACGCCGGCCGATGTCGCGGACCCGGGCGAGGCGGGGGTGAAGCAGGCGCGCGGGCCGATCACGGTCGAGTTCGAGGACGTCGATTTCGCTTACCCAGAAGGGGAATTGGTACTGCGGGACGTCGACGTACGGATCGCACCGCATCGGCGGGTCGCCGTCGTGGGGGAGACCGGGTCGGGGAAGACGACGTTCGCGAAGCTGCTCACCCGGTTGATGGACCCGACGTCCGGGGCGGTGAAGCTGGACGGGGTGGACGCGCGGGAGATCTCGTTCGAGTCGTTGCGCGAGCGGGTCGTGATGGTGCCGCAGGACGGGTACCTGTTCGACGCGTCGCTGGCCGACAACGTGCGGTTCGGGCGGCCGGAGGTGACCGACGAGCAGCTGCTGGCCGCGTTCGAGGCGCTCGGGCTCACCGACTGGCTGGAGTCGCTGCCGGACGGTCTGGACTCGCCGGTGGGCCAGCGCGGCGAGTCGCTGTCGGCGGGCGAGCGGCAGTTGGTCGCGCTGGTCCGCGCGAACATCGCGGACCCGGATCTGTTGGTACTGGACGAGGCGACGTCCGCTGTCGACCCGGGGACTGAGGTGCGGGTGAACGCGGCCCTCGAGCGGTTGATGGCCGGTCGTACGTCGGTGACCATCGCGCACCGGTTGTCGACGGCCGAGGCCGCGGACGAGGTACTCGTCTTCGACGAGGGCGAAATCGTGGAACGTGGCTCACACGCCGAGCTGGTCGGCGCGGGCGGGGTCTACACCCGACTCCACGACAGCTGGATCGCCCAGCGCAGCGCCCTCTGA